A DNA window from Hordeum vulgare subsp. vulgare chromosome 1H, MorexV3_pseudomolecules_assembly, whole genome shotgun sequence contains the following coding sequences:
- the LOC123409661 gene encoding uncharacterized protein LOC123409661, with amino-acid sequence MSLAGSSSGGNRSKASSPVASLPVALGPRRPAPLGSALPLVPCPCCQMRRTVRCVSRSVANPGRVFYKCPNHGKGMNPCNHYYWEDGEDNYVAFLIANGFIAGAGTASVDYSGGDFRFEAIEEEIGSGLKMDQLVPKMEQCLNKMDQLIVLCRHVITALVVLIAIMLYVAVAK; translated from the exons ATGTCTCTCGCTGGTAGCTCGTCTGGTGGCAATAGATCGAAGGCTTCGTCGCCGGTTGCATCACTGCCAGTAGCTTTAGGACCCAGAAGGCCTGCACCTCTCGGGTCAGCACTGCCTTTAGTTCCGTGTCCGTGCTGTCAAATGCGCCGCACGGTTCGGTGCGTTTCCAGATCAGTAGCTAATCCAGGACGTGTGTTCTACAAGTGCCCTAATCATGGC AAGGGGATGAATCCATGCAATCACTACTACTGGGAAGATGGGGAGGACAACTATGTTGCATTCCTAATCGCAAATGGATTCATCGCTGGTGCTGGCACTGCATCTGTTGATTATTCGGGTGGCGACTTTCGGTTTGAAGCAATTGAGGAGGAAATAGGCAGTGGACTAAAGATGGACCAGTTGGTTCCGAAAATGGAACAATGTCTGAATAAGATGGATCAATTGATTGTGCTGTGTAGGCATGTGATTACTGCTTTGGTTGTGTTGATTGCAATAATGttgtatgtggctgtagctaagtAG